The genomic stretch GAAAGTAGGCGTTGCGATGTCCTGTCTCCTTGAAGCGGGCGTCGAGGCCGGCTTGAATCTGCTCCCAGATGGAGTAGCCGAGAGGCCGGATGACCATGCATCCCTTGACGGGAGAGTAATCGGCCATCTCGGACCGGAGGACCACGTCGGTGTACCAGCGGGCGGGATCCTCGCTGCGGGGCGTGATCACATTGGACATTCGGGGATTGATCTCCTAGTTGGAAGGGGCGCTTCCATGGATGAGAGGCACGAAACGCACCGGCACCAGGCGCCGTGACGTCCAGCTCCCCTCCGTCGCGCGGAACAGCCAAAGATCCTGATGCTCTTCCCCGAGCGGAAGGATGAGTCTGCCTCCATCGGCGATCTGGTGTCTCAGCGAGCCGGGAACCTCTTCGGAGGCGGCGGCGGCGAGCACGGCGTTGAAAGGGGCTTCCTCGCGCCAGCCCAGACGGCCGTCCCCGATGGCAAAAGAGATGTTGCGATACCCAAGGCGGTCCAGAACGACCCGCGCCTTGAGAGAGAGCGTCTCCAGGACCTCCACCGTGTAAACTCCCTCCACCAGCTCGGCCAGCACCGCCGTCTGGTAGCCCGATCCGGTGCCGATCTCCAGCACCCGCTCGTCCCCCCGCAGCTCCAGCTTCTCCGTCATGAACGCCACGATGAAGGGCTGGGAGAGAGTCTGTCCCAGCCCGATCGGGACGGGGGCGTCTTCATAAGCCCGATGGGAGAATTCCGGGGGAAGGAAGAGATGCCTTGGAACTTTGGCCATGGCCCCCAGGACTCTGGGATCCCTGATGCCGCGCGCCTCGAGCTGCGACCGTACCATTTCCAGGCGGCGCTGCGCATACTCTGTTTCCGAAACACCTGCCGACCCATTCCTGTCGTTCATCGAATGGAGCTTTCCAACATGGTGGAATCTTAGCACAAGCGTTCGGAGGGCCCGGAACCACACTTGATCAAACGGAAGCCCGGCGCGCTTCCGAGCTAGCCACACCGAACGGCCGCGCCGTGCAACGCGTGGGGTGAACGCACTTCACTTGTCATTGACACTGTCGGGACCCCCTCCTAAGATGAGCCGTGGCCATGCAAGGCGATCGCATCGCTTCTTCCTGCCGTTTCTCCCTCGTCCCAGAATGCCTGATCCTTACCGCGGCGCTTGCCGGACTGACATCCAGCCGTTGCAGCGGGGTTCGCGTGTCTCCGGAGGAGCAGCTCGTCTACAAGTATGCGGAAGGAATCCAGAGCCTGCACCAGCCAACTTACGACGACTTCTTCCTGGCCTGCCATCCGGAGTGGGAGCAGACCGATCTGGTCACCCGCATGGCCCGGTACGAGAGCGCGCGGCGCGGGGGAAGCGTGGAATTCTCCAGCGACGGCATCGAGATGGTGAAGCTCGCCGCCCTCGGGAGAGGGGCCTATTTCAAGGTGGCACGGGTGGTGAAGGAAGCCGGCAGGCTGCAGTTCCGGACGATGGTGAAGCCCGACTACATCGCCATCAACAATCTGGTTTTTCCGGAGAAAGCCGTCGTCTATCTCCTCGGAGAGCCATTCGGGTCCGTCCTTTCCATCAAGCCCGGCGGAAAATCGTTTGGTCCCGAGCGCAGCGTTCTCTGGTCGGTGGACCTTCACTGGATCTGGGTCCCCAATCCGCTCGCCAAGTCGGACTGGTGCCTGTATTCGGTGGCGCCCGTCCCCGGGAGCGAGGTATTCATGAAAATGAAATTCAACGAAGCGGGAACTCCGGCGGCGGCCGGACAGCCTAGGGAACCCGCAGGACCCTCACCGTAAGATAGTTGGAGCGGATCTCCCTGCCGTCTTTTCCGGTGACCGAAATCCTGTAAAGGTAGGAGCCGGGGTAGAGGATCTCGAAGTTCTTGCTGAATGTCGTGGAGACATGCAGCTCGTTCTCGTCGTGCAGGCAGCGCGGAGCTTCGGTCAGGCGGGTTTCTTTCTCGGGGCTCGATCCCGGATCGACCCGAACCCAGGTGACTGCCGCGTGGCAGTAGTTCGGATCGAGCGGATCAATACCCGTCAGGGTCGCAACAAGCTGTATCTCCATGGGGGCAAAGCCATAGACCGGCGATCCGTTGAGGAGGAGCCTGGGGGACTTTTTCTCCTCCTTGGGAGCCTCCTTCGGAGGCGCCTCCTTCTTCGAATTGCCGAATGCCAGCCCCCACGGCTGCATCAATGCGACGGTGAAGGCCAGCACGACGAGCGGTGAAGTCTGGCGCAACCGCCTCGGATCCACGAATTTCCTCATAGATTCCACTCTCTTCCGCGACTCTATGTCAGGCTCCCGTCAGGGTCAAGAATCAGCATTCCTGCGCACTCTGCGAGGGACAGATACGCATTTTCTGGTACACTCCCGGGCAGTGCTCCTATCTCGATCCCATCGACCGTGCTGTAAACAATCAGCTTATCCATGGCTTCGGGGCTGGCATGCTTCTGGCTCATGGGGTGGTTCCGCCGGCGTCGATTGAAATCGGCGCCATCGGGAGAATCAAAGCCATGACCCCTCTCATCAAGCGTTGGATTGGCTGCCTCGCCCTGGGCTTTGCCCTCGTGATTCAGCCTGGTGCCGCCCAGGACGACTCCCAGGACGGTTACGATTCCGAGGCCGGAGTTCCGGCCCGGATCCGAGCGCTGGAGGGAGACGCGACCCTGGAACGGGACCTGGAGCGGGATCGACTGAACGCCACCATCAACGCGCCCGTTTATCCGGGAGACCGGATCATTTCCTATCGAGCTCTAGAGCTGCAGCTCCCCGACGGCAGCCTGGTGTGGTGTGACTCCGACACGGTACTTGAAGTCGTGGCGCTTAGCGATACCTCCAGCTCCGAGGGGACGGTCCTGAAAGTGACCAACGGGACGATCGAAACGCGGATTGAAACGGCCGCCTCGGGCGAGTCGGCGATGCGTGTCGATACTCCCGAATCATCGGTCTATCTGATGAGCCGTGGGCGTTTCCGCATCGAATCGACGCATGGCGTCACCACCGCTACCTCCTATCGCGGCGTGGCCGAGCTGGCGGGAGACCAGGGTTCCACGATCATTCGGAGCGGACAGCAAAGCCGGGTTCAGAGCGGCGCGGGAGCCGAGGATGCCTGGGCGGTGAACACGCTGAGGCTGGACAACTTCGGAGAGTGGTGCGAGGAGCGTGAGTCGAGCTACCTCACCGATTCCGAGGATCAGGAAGAGCGCGAGTATGTCGCCCAGGTTCCCCGTCCGGTTCGACATTATGTCTCCGAGCTCGATTACTACGGAGACTGGCAGTTCGTATCGACCTATGGGTGGGTCTGGCGTCCGGCGGCGATCCAGGTCGGCTGGAGGCCTTACTACAGCGGCTACTGGTGCTGGCGCCCTGGCGGCTGGACCTGGGTTTCCTACGAGCCCTGGGGCTGGCTCCCTTATCACTACGGGCGCTGGAGCTGGGTGACCAGCGCTGGATGGGTCTGGATACCGGGGGCGGTCTATTCCGGAGCCTGGGTCAGTTGGGCGGTGACACCGGCCTACGTGGGATGGTGTCCGCTGGATTACTACAATCGTCCGGCTTACGTGCGCTACAACTACACCAATGTGACGGTGAACCACTATGGAGGCGGGTGGAACTTCCTTCCCCTCAA from Candidatus Polarisedimenticolia bacterium encodes the following:
- a CDS encoding protein-L-isoaspartate(D-aspartate) O-methyltransferase — encoded protein: MNDRNGSAGVSETEYAQRRLEMVRSQLEARGIRDPRVLGAMAKVPRHLFLPPEFSHRAYEDAPVPIGLGQTLSQPFIVAFMTEKLELRGDERVLEIGTGSGYQTAVLAELVEGVYTVEVLETLSLKARVVLDRLGYRNISFAIGDGRLGWREEAPFNAVLAAAASEEVPGSLRHQIADGGRLILPLGEEHQDLWLFRATEGSWTSRRLVPVRFVPLIHGSAPSN
- a CDS encoding DUF6600 domain-containing protein; translated protein: MTPLIKRWIGCLALGFALVIQPGAAQDDSQDGYDSEAGVPARIRALEGDATLERDLERDRLNATINAPVYPGDRIISYRALELQLPDGSLVWCDSDTVLEVVALSDTSSSEGTVLKVTNGTIETRIETAASGESAMRVDTPESSVYLMSRGRFRIESTHGVTTATSYRGVAELAGDQGSTIIRSGQQSRVQSGAGAEDAWAVNTLRLDNFGEWCEERESSYLTDSEDQEEREYVAQVPRPVRHYVSELDYYGDWQFVSTYGWVWRPAAIQVGWRPYYSGYWCWRPGGWTWVSYEPWGWLPYHYGRWSWVTSAGWVWIPGAVYSGAWVSWAVTPAYVGWCPLDYYNRPAYVRYNYTNVTVNHYGGGWNFLPLNHWGERNLSRDIVRADRVPQLQGAVATRSLPRFDSRQAKVRPEIVQRIVRENPSRRDLSLESAQPGSPQAGGTSFRQSDRRERTFSRQPDARSFKPDNAGTMRSYKPDNAGKQPARAGVSTRGPAGESEQNNRSPRSVETFKPRRTAPPTGPAPATTLERQRETRNLPPPRVRSSSDDPSRRVLDKILRDNAGQPPQEARATPQGPDRGRSGVPPGEGGRRSTGGETIRKPVPGQAARPVEGRPGGSPQGRRDAPPAGKKQDESRKKDKP